The Bradyrhizobium ottawaense genome window below encodes:
- a CDS encoding IlvD/Edd family dehydratase yields the protein MTKKPTNGHAPAGNGSRRHLRSQEWFNNPHNPGMTALYMERYLNYGLTRAELQSGKPIIGIAQTGNDLSPCNRHHIELAHRVREGIREAGGIAMEFPTHPIQETGKRPTAALDRNLAYLGLVEILYGYPLDGVVLTTGCDKTTPACMMAAATVNLPAIVLSGGPMLNGWHAGERTGSGTIVWKSRERLAAGEIDYEEFMEIVASSAPSVGHCNTMGTASTMNGLAEALGFSLPGCAAIPAPYRERGQIAYETGKRAVEMVWEDLKPSDILTRKAFENCIVINSAIGGSTNAPIHINALARHIGVELTIEDWQKVGHDVPLLVNMQPAGFYLGEEFHRAGGVPAVVRELMKHKRIHEDAVTVNGRGIGENCKDAPVPDNDVIWAYDKPLVKDAGFLVLKGNLFDSAIMKTSVISKEFRDRYLSNPKDPNAFEGRAIVFEGPEDYHERIDDASLDIDERCVLFIRGTGPIGYPGGAEVVNMQPPAALIKRGILSLPCIGDGRQSGTSGSPSILNASPEAAANGGLAILKTGDKVRVDLNKGSANILISDEELKKRHAELKANGGFKHPENQTPWQEIYRNTVGQQSTGACMELATRYQNVAGTFGVARDNH from the coding sequence ATGACAAAAAAGCCAACCAATGGGCATGCGCCCGCCGGCAACGGCTCCCGCCGCCACCTTCGCTCGCAGGAATGGTTCAACAACCCGCATAATCCGGGCATGACGGCGCTCTACATGGAGCGCTACCTCAATTACGGCCTCACCCGTGCCGAGCTGCAGTCCGGCAAGCCGATCATCGGCATCGCCCAGACCGGCAACGACCTCTCTCCCTGCAACCGCCACCATATCGAGCTTGCCCATCGCGTCCGCGAGGGCATCCGTGAGGCCGGCGGCATTGCGATGGAATTCCCGACCCATCCGATCCAGGAGACCGGCAAGCGCCCGACCGCCGCGCTCGACCGCAACCTCGCCTATCTCGGCCTGGTCGAGATCCTCTACGGCTATCCGCTCGACGGCGTCGTGCTCACCACCGGCTGCGACAAGACCACGCCGGCCTGCATGATGGCGGCGGCGACTGTCAATCTGCCCGCGATCGTGCTGTCGGGCGGCCCGATGCTGAACGGCTGGCATGCCGGCGAGCGCACCGGCTCCGGCACCATCGTCTGGAAGTCGCGCGAGCGGCTCGCCGCGGGCGAGATCGACTATGAAGAGTTCATGGAGATCGTGGCTTCGTCGGCGCCCTCGGTCGGCCATTGCAACACCATGGGCACCGCCTCGACCATGAACGGTCTTGCCGAAGCGCTCGGCTTCTCGCTGCCGGGCTGCGCGGCGATCCCCGCGCCCTATCGCGAGCGCGGCCAGATCGCCTACGAGACCGGCAAGCGCGCCGTCGAGATGGTCTGGGAAGATCTCAAGCCCTCGGACATCCTGACCCGCAAGGCGTTCGAGAACTGCATCGTGATCAATTCGGCGATCGGCGGCTCGACCAACGCGCCGATCCACATCAACGCGCTGGCCCGCCACATCGGCGTCGAGCTCACCATCGAGGACTGGCAGAAGGTCGGGCACGACGTGCCGCTGCTGGTCAACATGCAGCCGGCCGGCTTCTATCTCGGCGAGGAATTCCACCGCGCCGGCGGCGTGCCTGCGGTGGTGCGCGAGTTGATGAAGCACAAGCGCATCCATGAGGATGCCGTCACCGTCAACGGCCGCGGCATCGGCGAGAACTGCAAGGACGCGCCTGTCCCCGACAACGACGTGATCTGGGCTTACGACAAGCCGCTGGTGAAGGACGCCGGCTTCCTGGTGCTGAAGGGCAATCTGTTCGATTCCGCGATCATGAAGACCTCGGTGATCTCCAAGGAATTCCGCGACCGCTATCTCAGCAATCCGAAAGATCCCAACGCATTCGAGGGCCGCGCCATCGTGTTCGAGGGTCCGGAGGACTATCACGAGCGGATCGACGATGCCTCGCTCGACATCGATGAGCGCTGCGTGCTGTTCATCCGCGGCACCGGACCGATCGGCTACCCTGGTGGAGCCGAGGTCGTGAACATGCAGCCGCCGGCAGCGCTGATCAAACGCGGCATCCTGTCCCTGCCCTGCATCGGCGACGGCCGCCAGTCCGGCACCTCGGGCTCGCCCTCGATCCTGAACGCTTCGCCGGAAGCTGCCGCCAATGGCGGGCTTGCGATCCTCAAGACTGGCGACAAGGTCCGGGTCGACCTCAACAAGGGCAGCGCCAACATCCTGATCTCGGACGAGGAGCTGAAGAAGCGTCACGCCGAGCTCAAGGCCAATGGCGGCTTCAAGCATCCCGAAAACCAGACGCCGTGGCAGGAGATCTATCGCAACACCGTCGGCCAGCAATCGACCGGCGCCTGCATGGAGCTCGCCACGCGCTATCAGAACGTCGCCGGCACGTTTGGCGTGGCGCGGGATAATCACTAA
- a CDS encoding SDR family oxidoreductase, translated as MADRLKGKRAVVTAAAAGIGRACAIAFAREGATVIATDINEAGIADLTKEGIAEVAKLDVRNTADVNALAKRIGKIDILLNAAGFVHHGTILECSEEDFDFSFDLNVKSMHRTIRAFLPDMIAGGGGSIVNISSCAALRPPANRYVYSSSKAAVSLLSRAVALDFITKGIRCNSICPGTVETPSMLDRAAAQGPQGKEMFISRQKMGRLGTAEEIANMAVYLGSDESAFTTGVDLVVDGGYML; from the coding sequence ATGGCAGACCGCCTCAAGGGCAAACGCGCCGTCGTCACGGCTGCGGCAGCAGGCATCGGACGCGCTTGCGCCATCGCATTTGCGCGTGAAGGCGCAACCGTCATCGCCACCGACATCAACGAGGCCGGTATCGCTGATCTGACCAAGGAAGGCATTGCCGAGGTCGCAAAGCTCGACGTGCGCAACACCGCCGACGTCAACGCCCTTGCCAAGCGCATCGGCAAGATCGACATCCTGCTCAACGCGGCCGGCTTCGTGCACCACGGCACCATCCTGGAGTGCTCGGAAGAGGATTTTGATTTCTCGTTCGACCTCAACGTCAAGTCGATGCACCGGACCATCAGGGCGTTCCTGCCCGACATGATCGCGGGCGGCGGGGGCAGCATCGTCAACATCTCCTCCTGCGCAGCGCTGCGGCCGCCGGCGAACCGCTACGTCTACAGCTCGTCGAAGGCGGCAGTGTCGCTGCTGTCGCGCGCGGTCGCGCTCGACTTCATCACCAAGGGCATCCGCTGCAACTCGATCTGCCCTGGCACCGTCGAGACTCCCTCGATGCTCGACCGCGCCGCCGCACAGGGACCGCAAGGCAAGGAGATGTTCATCTCCCGCCAGAAGATGGGCCGGCTCGGCACCGCCGAGGAGATTGCCAACATGGCGGTCTATCTCGGCAGCGACGAGAGCGCCTTCACCACCGGCGTCGACCTCGTCGTCGACGGCGGCTACATGCTCTGA
- a CDS encoding SDR family NAD(P)-dependent oxidoreductase, whose product MNKIDLDGRVAIVTGGAQGFGRAITERLAASGAKVAIWDFDAALAEKTAKEIGDNVRVFKVDVTDTAAVEQARDATLKAFGKIDILVNNAGIAGVNKPVWETDLEEWRKVLRINLDGPFIVCKAIVPAMLKQKYGRIVNIASIAGKEGNPNASHYSASKAGLIALTKSLGKELAAHDILVNAVTPAAAKTAIFDQMTQQHIDFMLSKIPKGRFVLVEELAAMVAWLASEDCAFSTGAVFDISGGRATY is encoded by the coding sequence ATGAACAAGATCGATCTCGACGGCCGCGTCGCCATCGTCACCGGTGGCGCGCAGGGCTTTGGCCGCGCCATCACCGAGCGCCTTGCCGCCTCCGGCGCCAAGGTCGCGATCTGGGATTTCGACGCCGCGCTCGCTGAGAAGACGGCGAAGGAGATCGGCGACAACGTCCGCGTCTTCAAAGTCGACGTCACCGACACCGCGGCCGTCGAGCAGGCGCGCGATGCGACGCTCAAAGCATTCGGCAAGATCGACATCCTCGTCAACAATGCCGGCATCGCCGGCGTGAACAAGCCGGTCTGGGAGACCGACCTCGAGGAATGGCGGAAGGTCCTGCGCATCAACCTCGATGGTCCCTTCATCGTCTGCAAGGCCATCGTGCCCGCGATGCTCAAGCAGAAATACGGGCGGATCGTGAACATCGCCTCGATCGCCGGCAAGGAAGGCAACCCGAACGCCTCGCATTATTCGGCGTCCAAGGCCGGCCTGATCGCGCTGACGAAATCGCTCGGCAAGGAGCTTGCCGCGCATGACATCCTCGTCAATGCGGTGACACCGGCCGCGGCCAAGACCGCGATCTTCGACCAGATGACGCAGCAGCACATCGACTTCATGCTGTCGAAGATCCCGAAGGGGCGCTTCGTGCTGGTCGAAGAGCTCGCCGCGATGGTGGCCTGGCTCGCATCCGAGGACTGCGCGTTCTCGACCGGCGCGGTGTTCGACATCTCGGGCGGACGCGCAACCTATTGA
- a CDS encoding GFA family protein produces the protein MIREGGCLCGAVRFKAEGEPLNVRVCHCRLCQKAMGSPFFARAQFDQRALSVEGETERYASSEAIDRVFCKRCGTRLFAWRRNGTLAGVSLSVFDDRNAFAPTEHIWVSEKPAWLKLDDGLVQYPGTIPA, from the coding sequence ATGATCCGGGAAGGTGGATGCCTGTGCGGCGCGGTGCGGTTCAAGGCGGAAGGCGAGCCGCTCAACGTTCGCGTCTGCCATTGCCGCCTCTGTCAGAAGGCGATGGGCTCGCCCTTCTTCGCCCGCGCGCAGTTCGACCAGCGCGCGCTGAGCGTCGAAGGCGAGACGGAGCGCTATGCGTCGTCCGAGGCGATCGACCGCGTGTTCTGCAAGCGCTGCGGCACGCGCTTGTTCGCCTGGCGCCGTAACGGCACGCTCGCGGGCGTGTCCCTCTCCGTTTTCGACGATCGCAATGCCTTCGCGCCGACCGAGCACATCTGGGTCTCGGAAAAGCCCGCCTGGCTGAAGCTCGACGACGGCCTGGTGCAATATCCGGGGACGATTCCGGCCTAA
- a CDS encoding site-2 protease family protein, whose translation MNTSLYDLSVWVLPLVLAITFHEAAHAFVADRLGDDTASQLGRVSFNPLRHIDPFGTVILPAMLLFAHSPFLFGYAKPVPVNFRKLNNPKLDMVWVALAGPVTNILLALAVALAFHALPLVPASSAKWVADNLKNALIINAILAVFNMMPIPPLDGGRVAVGLLPRPLAMPLARLEPFGMLILIGLLILLPLAGSQFGLNLDVISAILRTLTGYVIQAVLLLTGNA comes from the coding sequence GTGAACACTTCCCTTTATGATCTGTCGGTATGGGTGCTTCCCCTCGTGCTCGCCATCACCTTCCACGAGGCTGCGCACGCTTTCGTCGCGGACCGGCTCGGGGACGACACGGCCTCGCAGCTCGGCCGCGTCAGCTTCAACCCGCTGCGCCACATTGACCCGTTCGGCACCGTGATCCTGCCGGCGATGCTGCTGTTCGCGCACTCGCCGTTCCTGTTCGGCTACGCCAAGCCGGTACCGGTCAACTTCCGCAAGCTGAACAACCCCAAACTGGACATGGTCTGGGTGGCATTGGCCGGGCCTGTCACCAACATCCTGCTGGCGCTTGCAGTGGCCCTCGCCTTCCACGCCCTGCCCCTTGTCCCCGCAAGCTCGGCGAAATGGGTCGCCGACAACCTCAAGAATGCGCTCATCATCAACGCCATCCTCGCGGTCTTCAACATGATGCCGATCCCGCCGCTCGATGGCGGGCGCGTCGCGGTCGGGCTGTTGCCCCGCCCGCTCGCCATGCCGCTGGCCCGGCTCGAGCCGTTCGGGATGCTGATCCTGATCGGCCTGTTGATCCTGCTGCCCCTTGCAGGTTCCCAGTTCGGTCTAAATCTTGATGTTATTTCAGCAATACTGCGAACGTTGACCGGTTATGTGATTCAGGCTGTTCTCCTCCTGACCGGCAATGCGTAG
- a CDS encoding energy transducer TonB family protein produces the protein MSDEHRPSRKLWILAAVAALVLHLGGAALALAHLRADDDGDGLGANGAEFAVEMASPKAPETDLPPGPDSEAMQEQQALPEQKAETKETELPKDQSQQVEDPDRVVTENNAKKPTEDDPKIQAVETPAAEASPKSVATARQTLEEDAREAEKALAPVIGIGKDILKLTADWNRKISAHLSLHKINPEGKQPNNQKVKVSFAINRKGNVLSVDVVESSGDSAYDAAAVSIVRKSDPIPQPPAGLTEDRFERTVDIIFTPADAKKKKTAQRQ, from the coding sequence ATGTCGGACGAACACAGACCATCCCGGAAGCTCTGGATCCTGGCGGCGGTGGCCGCGCTCGTGCTCCATCTCGGTGGTGCTGCGCTCGCGCTGGCTCATTTGCGCGCTGACGACGACGGCGACGGCCTGGGTGCGAACGGTGCGGAATTCGCCGTGGAGATGGCATCGCCCAAGGCGCCCGAAACCGATCTGCCGCCCGGGCCCGACAGCGAAGCGATGCAGGAGCAGCAGGCGCTTCCCGAGCAAAAGGCCGAGACCAAGGAGACGGAGCTTCCAAAGGACCAGTCGCAGCAGGTCGAGGATCCCGACCGCGTCGTGACCGAGAACAACGCGAAGAAGCCGACCGAAGACGATCCGAAAATTCAGGCGGTCGAAACGCCGGCCGCCGAAGCCTCGCCGAAATCGGTTGCGACGGCACGGCAGACGCTCGAGGAGGACGCGCGCGAGGCCGAGAAGGCGCTGGCGCCCGTCATCGGCATCGGCAAGGACATCCTGAAGCTGACCGCCGACTGGAACCGCAAGATCAGCGCGCATTTGTCGCTGCACAAGATCAATCCGGAAGGCAAGCAGCCCAATAACCAGAAGGTCAAGGTGAGCTTCGCGATCAACCGGAAGGGCAACGTGCTGTCGGTGGATGTGGTGGAGTCATCCGGGGATTCAGCCTACGACGCGGCCGCGGTCTCGATCGTCCGCAAGTCGGATCCGATCCCGCAGCCGCCTGCCGGGCTGACCGAGGACCGGTTCGAGCGGACCGTCGATATCATCTTCACGCCGGCCGACGCGAAAAAGAAGAAGACCGCTCAGCGCCAGTAG
- the exbD gene encoding TonB system transport protein ExbD, with translation MGVSLADNDDDDDFSETHDINVTPFIDVILVLLIIFMVAAPLSTVDLPIDLPTSSATPQKKPDKPTYLSIKPDLTLALGENPVHRAELIGTLDGLSDMSKDKYVFLRADRSVPYGELMGVMELLRSGGYTRVKLVALEGAPGAPAAGAAQP, from the coding sequence ATGGGCGTTTCGCTCGCAGACAACGATGACGACGACGATTTCTCGGAAACGCATGACATCAACGTCACGCCGTTCATCGACGTCATCCTGGTGCTGCTGATCATCTTCATGGTCGCAGCTCCGCTCTCCACGGTCGACCTGCCGATCGATCTGCCGACGTCGAGCGCGACGCCGCAGAAGAAACCGGACAAGCCGACCTATCTCAGCATCAAGCCCGATCTGACGCTCGCCCTCGGGGAGAATCCGGTTCACCGGGCCGAGCTGATCGGGACGCTCGACGGACTGTCCGACATGAGCAAGGACAAGTACGTCTTCCTGCGCGCCGATCGTTCGGTGCCGTACGGGGAGTTGATGGGCGTCATGGAGCTCCTGCGCTCAGGCGGCTATACGCGGGTGAAACTGGTGGCGCTGGAAGGCGCGCCGGGAGCGCCTGCGGCAGGCGCCGCTCAGCCTTAG
- the exbB gene encoding tonB-system energizer ExbB, translating into MKTMTSRASLAAALMLAAAWLASPVSAQTQPPSAPAQSTAQPAPAGPAPAAPAATTPAVPAPSASTAATPVAPTVPSAAAVSTTAKPDAAAGIAPAMKELSPWVMFMSADVIVKAVMIGLAFASLMTWTVFIAKSIELSVASSKLRSALKKVAETRSLAEAQMALGAKEGILPSFLAAALREARMSAGLSSDAGIKERAASSFSEIVRAEARRIRIGMGVLATIGSTSPFVGLFGTVWGIMNSFIGISKSQTTNLAVVAPGIAEALLATAIGLVAAIPAVIIYNHFSRVTKGYLELVSRASGAAGRLLSRDLDRSHGSVHSRAAE; encoded by the coding sequence ATGAAGACCATGACCTCTAGAGCAAGCCTTGCCGCAGCCTTGATGCTGGCGGCCGCCTGGCTCGCATCCCCCGTTTCGGCCCAGACACAACCCCCCTCGGCACCGGCGCAGTCGACGGCTCAGCCGGCCCCGGCCGGTCCGGCTCCGGCGGCGCCCGCGGCCACCACGCCTGCGGTCCCGGCGCCTTCGGCTTCGACGGCAGCCACCCCGGTTGCTCCGACGGTGCCCTCCGCGGCCGCCGTTTCGACCACCGCCAAGCCTGATGCGGCGGCTGGCATCGCGCCGGCGATGAAGGAATTGTCACCCTGGGTGATGTTCATGTCGGCGGACGTCATCGTGAAGGCGGTGATGATCGGGCTCGCCTTCGCATCGCTGATGACCTGGACCGTCTTCATCGCCAAGTCGATCGAGCTGTCGGTCGCATCCTCCAAGCTTCGTTCGGCGCTGAAGAAGGTTGCGGAGACGCGCTCCCTCGCCGAAGCGCAGATGGCGCTCGGAGCCAAGGAGGGCATCCTGCCGTCGTTCCTGGCGGCGGCGCTGCGCGAGGCGCGGATGTCGGCCGGCCTGTCCAGCGACGCCGGCATCAAGGAGCGCGCAGCCTCCAGCTTTTCCGAGATCGTGCGCGCCGAGGCGCGGCGGATCCGCATCGGCATGGGCGTGCTCGCGACCATCGGCTCGACCTCGCCCTTCGTCGGCCTGTTTGGCACGGTCTGGGGCATCATGAACAGCTTCATCGGCATCTCGAAGTCGCAGACCACGAACCTCGCGGTCGTCGCGCCCGGCATCGCCGAGGCGCTGCTCGCCACCGCGATCGGCCTCGTCGCCGCGATCCCGGCGGTCATCATCTACAACCACTTCTCACGCGTGACGAAGGGCTATCTCGAGCTCGTCAGCCGCGCCTCGGGTGCCGCGGGGCGGCTGCTCTCGCGTGATCTCGACCGCAGCCACGGCAGCGTGCATTCGCGCGCAGCGGAGTGA
- a CDS encoding Fe2+-dependent dioxygenase, translated as MLTCLPGVLSKDDVADFRRIMDASAWEDGRSTAGAQSAMVKRNEQLPPDSEVARKLGNHIISALTSNPRFIAAAIPLQIFPPLFNRYAADSGHHFGLHVDNAIRGDRLTGLRIRTDLSVTLFLAEPEEYDGGELVIEDTYGSHEVKLPAGDCVLYPSTSLHLVTPVTRGTRVASFFWLQSMIRDDQARSMIFDLDTAIQALVDRLGRDDPETVKLTGIYHNLIRYWAEV; from the coding sequence ATGTTGACGTGTCTGCCTGGCGTTCTCAGCAAGGATGATGTGGCGGATTTCCGCCGCATCATGGACGCCAGCGCATGGGAGGACGGCCGGTCCACCGCCGGCGCGCAGTCGGCGATGGTCAAGCGCAACGAGCAATTGCCGCCCGATAGCGAGGTCGCGCGAAAACTCGGCAACCACATCATCTCGGCGCTGACGTCGAACCCGCGCTTCATCGCGGCGGCAATTCCGCTCCAGATCTTCCCGCCGCTGTTCAACCGCTATGCGGCGGATAGCGGCCACCATTTCGGCCTGCATGTCGACAATGCGATCCGCGGCGACCGTCTGACCGGCCTTCGCATCCGCACGGACCTGTCGGTGACGCTGTTTCTCGCCGAGCCGGAAGAGTACGACGGTGGCGAACTTGTGATCGAGGACACTTACGGCTCGCACGAAGTCAAGTTGCCAGCCGGCGACTGCGTGCTCTATCCCTCGACCAGCCTCCACCTCGTCACGCCGGTGACCAGGGGAACACGGGTTGCGTCTTTCTTCTGGCTTCAGAGCATGATACGGGACGATCAAGCCCGGAGCATGATCTTCGACCTCGATACCGCGATTCAGGCGCTGGTGGACCGGCTCGGGCGTGACGATCCCGAAACGGTCAAATTGACGGGTATCTATCACAACCTCATTCGCTACTGGGCCGAAGTATGA
- a CDS encoding TonB-dependent receptor, whose translation MGQVVAPKSLRSVAAFGLVDEKFAGVSGKKVSAVASLIAVASVSSGAQAQQSNLPPVTVDAPVERPRPTSSKPSPEQVRARNAIRRAAQREQAAQQTAPTTPSGAPDGNPYADPAAPYKVDHVQASGKFPEKMLNTPKSITVLSKEVLEDKNATTLKEIGRSTAGVTLGSGEGGNAFGDRFFIRGFDARNDVFIDGIRDPAVSIRENFFTEQIEILRGPASSYAGRGTAGGAINIVTKQAGDRNFQRMDTEFGTDYTKRVTLDVNQVIDPTFSVRTGGLFQDANVAGRNYVTDNRWGSFISTKYTPTSDIKITTNYVHTDLSGLPDFGVPYYRQGNVPVTSAGIPRGNWYGFLNRDFQTARQDFGTGTIEYKVNEAITLTSKVRGEHSVLNYIGTLPQNPITTSPNPMLWTTTASAQSRYQNVDVWTNQNEATFKLDTGGVKHTAVFGVEYSNENISIDRYAGLASELAGSPFTSTGAVTGVNLYSPQYTNIPFGIPGLVGNPTRYGVNTSSVYVMDTANWQDTIIVNGGIRYDGYSQSASTNSAYLKQNNDLVNYNVGAVYKPMSIGSVYAAYATSANPFGSELDATGTDYGGVPANSTILLGPERNKAIEVGTKWELADRHLLVTGALFQTTKDNARETVNGLLTSGAAYRIQGIDIEAEGKITDRWSIFGGLVLMQSKVTQSGVASNIGLQLANIAHQSFSMLTKYKFDDGWELGGQAVYRSKVYGGTFAANTNELPSYWRFDAFVEKKIDKNWTMKFYAQNLTNKLYYDSFYRSAVPFVAVAPGRAFYIVTTAKF comes from the coding sequence ATGGGGCAGGTGGTCGCACCGAAGTCGTTGCGTTCGGTCGCAGCATTCGGTCTGGTGGATGAAAAGTTCGCAGGCGTTTCCGGCAAGAAGGTCTCCGCAGTTGCGAGCTTGATCGCGGTGGCGTCGGTGTCGAGCGGCGCGCAGGCGCAGCAGTCGAACCTGCCGCCGGTGACGGTCGATGCTCCCGTCGAACGTCCGCGTCCAACGTCGTCGAAGCCCTCGCCGGAGCAGGTCCGCGCCCGCAATGCGATTCGCCGCGCCGCGCAGCGCGAGCAGGCGGCTCAGCAGACGGCGCCGACCACACCGTCAGGCGCTCCCGACGGCAATCCCTATGCGGATCCGGCCGCGCCCTACAAGGTCGACCACGTCCAGGCCAGCGGCAAGTTTCCCGAGAAGATGCTGAACACGCCCAAGTCGATCACGGTGCTCAGCAAGGAAGTGCTCGAGGACAAGAACGCGACGACGCTGAAGGAGATCGGGCGCTCGACCGCGGGCGTGACGCTGGGCTCGGGCGAGGGCGGCAACGCGTTCGGCGACCGTTTCTTCATCCGCGGCTTCGATGCGCGCAACGACGTGTTCATCGACGGCATCCGCGATCCCGCCGTGTCCATCCGCGAGAACTTCTTCACCGAGCAGATCGAGATTCTGCGCGGTCCCGCGTCCTCCTATGCCGGCCGCGGCACCGCCGGCGGCGCCATCAACATCGTCACCAAGCAGGCGGGCGATCGCAATTTCCAGCGCATGGATACCGAGTTCGGGACCGACTACACAAAGCGCGTCACGCTCGACGTCAACCAGGTCATCGATCCCACCTTCTCGGTGCGCACGGGCGGCCTGTTCCAGGACGCCAACGTCGCCGGCCGCAATTATGTGACCGACAATCGCTGGGGCTCCTTCATCTCGACCAAGTACACCCCGACGAGCGACATCAAGATCACCACGAACTACGTCCACACCGACCTCAGCGGTCTGCCGGATTTCGGCGTGCCATATTACAGGCAGGGCAATGTGCCGGTGACCTCGGCCGGCATTCCGCGCGGCAACTGGTACGGCTTCCTCAATCGCGACTTCCAGACGGCGCGGCAGGATTTCGGCACCGGCACGATCGAGTACAAGGTCAACGAGGCCATCACGCTGACCAGCAAGGTGCGCGGCGAGCATTCGGTGCTCAACTATATCGGCACGCTGCCGCAGAACCCGATTACGACCAGCCCCAATCCGATGCTCTGGACCACGACGGCGAGCGCGCAGAGCCGCTATCAGAACGTGGACGTGTGGACCAATCAGAACGAGGCGACGTTCAAGCTCGACACCGGCGGGGTCAAGCACACCGCGGTGTTCGGCGTCGAATATTCGAACGAGAACATCTCGATCGACCGCTACGCCGGCCTCGCCTCGGAACTGGCGGGAAGCCCCTTCACGAGCACCGGTGCGGTCACGGGGGTCAATCTCTACTCCCCGCAATACACCAACATTCCCTTCGGCATTCCGGGGCTCGTCGGAAATCCGACGCGCTATGGCGTCAACACCAGCAGCGTGTACGTCATGGACACCGCGAACTGGCAGGACACGATCATCGTCAACGGCGGTATCCGCTACGACGGCTACAGCCAGAGCGCGTCGACGAACTCGGCCTACCTCAAGCAGAACAACGATCTCGTCAATTACAACGTTGGCGCGGTCTACAAGCCGATGTCGATCGGCAGCGTCTACGCAGCCTACGCGACCTCGGCCAATCCGTTCGGCTCGGAGCTTGACGCGACCGGCACCGACTACGGCGGCGTTCCCGCCAACTCGACCATCCTGCTCGGACCCGAGCGCAACAAGGCGATCGAGGTCGGTACCAAATGGGAGCTTGCCGATCGCCATCTGCTGGTGACCGGCGCGCTGTTCCAGACCACCAAGGACAACGCGCGCGAGACCGTCAACGGCCTGCTCACCTCGGGCGCGGCCTACAGGATCCAGGGCATCGACATCGAAGCCGAGGGTAAGATCACCGATCGCTGGAGCATCTTCGGCGGCCTGGTGTTGATGCAGTCCAAGGTCACGCAGAGCGGCGTTGCCTCGAACATCGGCCTGCAGCTTGCCAATATCGCCCATCAGTCGTTCAGCATGCTGACCAAATACAAGTTCGACGACGGCTGGGAGCTTGGCGGACAGGCGGTGTATCGCTCGAAGGTCTATGGCGGCACGTTCGCGGCCAACACCAACGAACTGCCGAGCTATTGGCGCTTCGACGCGTTCGTCGAGAAGAAGATCGACAAGAACTGGACCATGAAGTTCTACGCCCAGAACCTGACCAACAAGCTGTATTACGACTCGTTCTATCGCAGCGCCGTGCCGTTCGTGGCGGTCGCGCCGGGCCGGGCCTTCTACATCGTCACGACGGCGAAGTTCTGA